The proteins below come from a single Prolixibacter sp. NT017 genomic window:
- a CDS encoding gamma-glutamyl-gamma-aminobutyrate hydrolase family protein (Members of this family of hydrolases with an active site Cys residue belong to MEROPS family C26.) — translation MKRNHFFSFRLNRAFTFLLIVLLSTNAFASNGNKHRIILLHPTVSNIENALALVKDGLIDISNLEMLGVYYADENYDYSASEKYLAEHHIENYHLEKVEGKLTLNDLFRKNACTAQFHQLFESADAILFFGGPDIPPSIYGAKQELLTSVTDPMRHFFEASFFFHLIGGSQNPDFKPFLEEQPDFVIRAFCLGMQTMNVAAGGTLIQDIPQDVYGINDVEDVLKMSPAMMHRNYNNGFSDNQDIFYGHFHPIRLVKDGYFVTDAGFPETAIPYVLSAHHQCAGKIGQNLKVIATSMDGKIVEGLRSTRFPNVIGVQFHPEQDYLYHPNKEFKRTNDESFSPEKLLQRTNSMAFYKAFWKDFSRKVTESKK, via the coding sequence ATGAAACGAAACCACTTCTTTTCCTTTCGCCTGAATCGCGCATTCACATTTCTGTTAATTGTTCTGCTTTCGACCAACGCGTTTGCCTCTAATGGAAACAAGCACCGCATTATCTTACTGCACCCTACGGTGAGCAACATCGAAAATGCGCTGGCACTGGTCAAAGACGGCTTGATTGACATTTCCAATCTGGAAATGCTTGGCGTTTATTACGCCGATGAAAACTATGACTATTCAGCTTCGGAAAAGTATTTGGCCGAGCATCATATCGAAAATTACCATCTGGAGAAAGTCGAGGGTAAACTTACACTCAATGACCTTTTCAGGAAGAATGCCTGTACTGCGCAGTTCCATCAACTTTTCGAAAGTGCAGATGCGATTTTGTTTTTCGGTGGACCGGATATTCCACCATCCATTTACGGTGCCAAGCAGGAGTTGCTTACTTCGGTGACCGACCCTATGCGGCACTTTTTTGAGGCTTCATTCTTCTTCCACCTGATTGGCGGTTCCCAAAATCCGGACTTCAAACCATTCCTGGAAGAACAGCCTGACTTTGTTATCCGCGCATTCTGCCTCGGCATGCAAACCATGAACGTGGCTGCCGGTGGAACACTCATTCAGGATATTCCGCAAGATGTTTATGGAATAAATGATGTGGAAGATGTGCTGAAGATGTCACCGGCAATGATGCACCGGAATTATAACAATGGCTTTTCGGATAACCAAGATATTTTCTACGGTCATTTTCACCCCATTCGGTTGGTGAAGGACGGCTATTTTGTTACTGATGCCGGTTTCCCGGAAACGGCTATACCTTATGTGTTAAGTGCCCATCACCAGTGTGCGGGCAAAATCGGACAAAACCTGAAAGTCATTGCCACATCGATGGATGGAAAGATTGTGGAAGGCCTCCGAAGTACCCGATTTCCCAACGTAATTGGCGTTCAGTTTCATCCCGAACAGGATTACCTGTATCATCCCAATAAGGAATTCAAGCGGACAAATGACGAATCTTTCAGTCCGGAAAAGCTGTTACAAAGGACCAACAGCATGGCTTTTTACAAAGCATTCTGGAAGGATTTTTCCCGGAAGGTGACCGAGAGTAAAAAATAA
- a CDS encoding CvpA family protein → MNLLDIIFAALLVFAAVRGFQKGFFIELASIAALLLGIWGAVEFSGFTAYYLHSAFDWNPEHLGLIAFILTFILVVVAVHLVARLADTLFKAVALGMLTRLAGVVVGVLKAAFIISILLILIETVGKYTFNLIPPEKANQSILYKPLRNFAPSILPFFHFDEAKKELKEGVQEVSL, encoded by the coding sequence ATGAATTTGCTTGATATTATTTTTGCCGCTCTTCTGGTATTTGCCGCTGTCCGCGGATTTCAAAAGGGATTTTTTATCGAACTGGCTTCCATTGCCGCCTTGTTGCTGGGGATTTGGGGAGCTGTTGAATTTTCCGGCTTTACAGCTTATTATCTGCATTCGGCATTCGACTGGAATCCGGAACATCTGGGTTTGATTGCCTTTATTCTCACTTTTATATTGGTTGTGGTAGCGGTTCATTTGGTGGCCCGGTTGGCTGACACGCTATTTAAGGCTGTAGCACTCGGTATGTTGACCCGGTTGGCCGGCGTGGTTGTAGGCGTGTTGAAAGCCGCCTTTATCATCAGCATTTTGTTGATTTTGATTGAAACGGTGGGTAAATATACATTCAACCTGATACCACCTGAAAAGGCCAACCAATCGATACTGTATAAACCGTTGCGGAATTTCGCGCCCAGCATTTTGCCCTTCTTCCACTTCGACGAAGCCAAAAAAGAGCTGAAAGAAGGCGTCCAGGAAGTTTCGTTGTAA
- a CDS encoding GH3 auxin-responsive promoter family protein has protein sequence MALLNSIIKWVNYKRIYQIELYRNHAEEIQEEMLFNLLNEAKNTEWGRKYDYRSIKSVEQFAERIPISTYEQMEPHISRMIDGERNVLWPGEIKWFAKSSGTTNAKSKFIPVSTDSLEDCHFRGGKDVLAIYHRNYPEAKALTGKSLTLGGSHRVSNLSNKSYYGDLSAIMIENLPFWTDLNRTPPTEIALIEEFERKVDEITKTSIHENVTSFAGVPSWYLVLLRHVLDYTGKNNMLEVWPNLEVFIHGGINFEPYREQYRKLIPSDEMRYLETYNASEGFFAIQDDPSRDDLLLMLDYGIFYEFIPMSEYGKENPKTIPLWDVETGVNYAMVISTNGGLWRYLIGDTVVFTSKNPYKIKITGRTKHFINAFGEEVIIDNAEKALKQACDETGATIRDYTAGPVFMGDNAKGAHEWLIEFETPPADLSRFTEILDKTLQSVNSDYEAKRHKNTTLNSPKVTAAAQGTFYHWMKEKGKIGGQNKVPRLSNNRDYLEQLLPFHHELSR, from the coding sequence ATGGCACTGCTGAATTCCATCATCAAATGGGTTAATTACAAACGCATTTACCAGATTGAACTCTACCGGAACCATGCGGAGGAGATTCAGGAGGAGATGTTATTTAATTTATTGAACGAGGCCAAGAACACCGAATGGGGCAGGAAATACGACTACCGCTCCATTAAATCGGTGGAGCAATTTGCCGAACGAATTCCGATCAGTACCTACGAACAGATGGAACCGCACATTTCGCGAATGATTGATGGAGAGCGAAATGTGCTATGGCCCGGCGAAATAAAATGGTTCGCCAAGTCGTCGGGAACCACCAACGCGAAGAGCAAGTTTATTCCGGTTTCCACCGATTCTTTGGAAGATTGCCACTTTCGCGGAGGAAAAGATGTGTTGGCCATTTACCACCGAAACTATCCCGAAGCCAAAGCCCTAACGGGAAAAAGCCTGACATTGGGCGGAAGTCATCGCGTTAGCAACCTCAGCAACAAATCGTATTATGGCGATCTCTCGGCCATCATGATAGAGAACCTGCCGTTCTGGACGGATCTGAACCGGACACCTCCCACAGAAATCGCATTGATTGAGGAATTTGAGCGGAAAGTGGACGAAATCACTAAAACTTCTATCCACGAAAATGTGACTTCGTTTGCCGGCGTACCGTCGTGGTACCTCGTGCTGCTTCGTCATGTACTCGATTACACCGGGAAAAATAACATGCTGGAAGTATGGCCGAACCTAGAAGTATTTATCCACGGCGGCATCAACTTCGAGCCTTACCGCGAACAGTACCGCAAGCTGATTCCGTCGGACGAGATGCGTTACCTCGAAACCTACAATGCTTCCGAAGGTTTCTTTGCCATCCAGGACGATCCTTCACGGGATGATCTGCTGCTGATGCTCGATTATGGTATTTTCTACGAGTTCATCCCCATGTCGGAATACGGAAAAGAAAATCCGAAAACCATTCCATTATGGGACGTTGAAACCGGGGTCAATTATGCGATGGTTATTTCCACCAACGGCGGACTGTGGCGCTACCTGATTGGAGACACCGTCGTTTTCACTTCGAAGAATCCGTATAAAATCAAAATCACCGGCCGGACAAAGCACTTCATCAATGCATTTGGTGAAGAGGTCATCATCGATAATGCTGAAAAAGCGCTTAAGCAGGCTTGCGATGAAACCGGGGCTACCATTCGCGACTATACTGCCGGACCGGTTTTTATGGGCGACAACGCGAAAGGAGCTCATGAATGGCTTATTGAGTTTGAAACGCCTCCGGCCGATCTTTCCCGTTTTACGGAAATACTGGATAAGACACTTCAAAGTGTCAACTCGGATTACGAAGCCAAGCGACATAAAAATACCACCCTCAACTCCCCGAAAGTAACTGCTGCTGCCCAGGGCACTTTTTATCACTGGATGAAAGAAAAAGGCAAAATCGGTGGGCAAAATAAAGTTCCACGCCTTTCGAATAACCGTGATTACCTGGAACAATTGCTTCCGTTTCATCATGAACTTTCGCGGTAG
- a CDS encoding deoxynucleoside kinase, with protein MHIAIAGNIGAGKTTLTSLLSKHYGWEAHYESTDDNPYLDDFYHDMQRWSFNLQVYFLNNRFNQVLDIRKSGKTIIQDRTIYEDAEIFAPNLHDMSLMSTRDFNNYRSLFDLMTRLIEPPDLLIYLRASIPTLVNQIQKRGRDYENSIRLDYLKQLNQRYEAWISKYHKGKMLIINVDEINFADNAEDLSKVIDRIDAQINGLF; from the coding sequence ATGCACATTGCCATAGCTGGAAACATTGGTGCCGGAAAGACCACACTTACGAGCCTGCTTTCTAAACATTACGGCTGGGAAGCCCATTACGAAAGCACCGATGATAATCCTTACCTCGACGACTTTTACCACGACATGCAGCGTTGGTCGTTCAATCTTCAGGTGTACTTCCTGAATAACCGGTTCAACCAGGTACTCGATATCCGGAAATCGGGAAAAACAATTATCCAGGACCGGACCATTTACGAGGATGCCGAAATTTTTGCTCCGAACCTGCATGACATGAGCCTGATGAGCACCCGCGATTTTAACAACTACCGCTCGCTCTTCGATCTGATGACCCGCCTGATCGAACCGCCGGATTTGCTTATCTACCTGCGTGCTTCCATCCCGACACTCGTCAACCAGATTCAAAAGCGTGGCCGCGATTACGAAAATTCCATCCGCCTCGATTACCTGAAACAGCTGAATCAGCGCTACGAGGCCTGGATTTCGAAATACCACAAAGGAAAAATGCTCATCATTAACGTCGATGAAATTAACTTTGCCGATAATGCCGAAGACCTCAGCAAAGTTATCGACCGTATCGACGCCCAGATAAACGGATTGTTTTAG